The genomic interval AGGATGTCCTTGGGGGGCCGGTCGGAGGAGAGGATGATCTGCTTGTGGGCCTCGTAAAGGGCGTTGAAGGTGTGAAAGAACTCCTCCTGGGTGCGCTCCTTGCCGGCGATGAACTGGATGTCGTCCACCAAAAGGAGGTCCACGGAGCGGTAGCGCTCGCGAAACTCCGTCATGCGGTCCTCACGGATGGCGTTGATGAGCTCGTTGGTGAAGGTTTCCGTGGACACGTACTCAATCTTCAGGTGGGGGAACCGTTTGGCCACGGAGTGGCCCACCGCGTGCATGAGGTGGGTCTTACCCAGGCCCACGCCCCCGTAGATGAAAAGGGGGTTGTAGGCCCTTCCCGGGGACTCGGCCACCGCCACCGCCGCCGCATGGGCCATGGAGTTGTTGGGACCCACCACGAAGTTCTCGAAGGTGTACTTGGGATTGAGGTTGGGTTTGGGGGTTTCAGGGGTGGGGGCGCTGTGGAAGATATCCTCCTGGACGGCCACGCTGGGCACCACCTTGAGCTCAAACCGAGGGGCTTGGGCACCGAGGAGGCTGAGGGCTTCCTGGATCAGCTCGGCGTAGTGCCGCTTGATCCAGTCCAGGGCGAAGGAGGTGGGCACCGCCAGCTGGAGCACCCCATCCTGGATGCCCAGGGGGCGGATGCGCTCAAACCAGGTGTGGAACTCCACCTCGGTGATGTTGCGACGGATGTGCTCCAGGATGTGTTGCCAGATGGCCTCGTGGGTCAAGGCTACCCCCCCGCGTTTCCGGAGGAACATTCTACGCCAAGGCCTTGGGTAAAGTGGAGGGTGGGATGCGGTACGACGTGGTGGTGGTGGGAGGTGGGCATGCCGGCATTGAGGCTGCTTGGGCGGCGGCAGCCTTGGGGGTGCGGGTGGCCCTGGTCACCATCAACCCCGAGCGCATAGGCATGATGCCCTGCAATCCGGCGGTGGGCGGGCCGGGGAAGAGCCAGCTGGTGGCGGAGCTCACCGCCCTCGGGGGCCTTATGGGCCGGGCGGCGGACGAAACCGCCATCCACACCCGGGTGCTGAACCGGTCCAAGGGGCCGGCGGTGCAAAGCTTGAGGGTCCAGGTAGACAGGGATCTCTACGCCCTCAAGGCCCAGGAAATCCTGGCGGAGAGGCCATTAGAGGTGATCCGGGGGGAGGTGGCGGGCCTTTGGGTGGAGGGAGGAAGGCTTCTTGGGGTGCGCACCGTGGACGGGCGGGGGATCGCCGCCAAGGCGGTGGTGGTGGCGGGGGGTACCTTCCTGGGCGGGGTGGTTTGGTATGGGCGGCGGTCCCGGCCGGCGGGGCGGCAGGGGGAGCCTCCCGCGCGGTTCCTCTCCCAGAGCTTAAAGGCGGTGGGCCACACCCTAAGGCGCTTTAAAACCGGTACCCCACCCAGGATCCGGGCGGACTCCGTGGAGTTTGGTGAGCTCCTGGTGGTGCCCCCTGAGGTTCCCCCGGGAAGCTTCACCGGAAACCCGGGTCCCTATGCCACCAGGCTCCCCACCTGGCAGACCCGGACCACGCCCCGGACCCACCGCCTGATCCGGGAGAACCTGCACCTCTCCCCTCTTTATGCGGGGGACATTGTGGGCATCGGCCCCCGTTACTGCCCCTCCATCGAGGACAAGGTGGTGCGTTTTTCCGACAAGGAAAGCCACCTCCTCTTCGTGGAGCCCGACGGGCTCGCCACCAGCGAGGTGTACCTGCAGGGGTTTTCCTCCAGCCTGCCGCCTGAACTCCAGGAAGAGATGGTGAGGAGCCTGCCGGGGTTTGGGCGGGCGGTGATGCAGCGGTACGCCTATGCGGTGGAGTACGACAGCCTGGATCCCACGGAGCTCACCCGGGGCCTGCAGTCCCGGTTGCTGCCCGGGCTTTTCAGTGCCGGGCAGGTGAACGGTACCTCGGGGTACGAGGAGGCGGCGGCCCAGGGGCTTCTGGCGGGCCTAAATGCGGCCCGCTTTGCCCTGGGTCTTCCCGAGGTCCACTTGCCCCGGGAAAGCGGCTACATGGGGGTGATGGTGGATGACCTGGTGGGCCGGGGGACGGACGAACCCTACCGCATGATGACCTCGCGGGTGGAGCTCCGCCTTCTTTGTCGGGCGGACAACGCGGACGAGCGCCTGGTGCCCCTGGCGGTGGAGTGGGGCCTGAGGCCCAGGGAGGATCGGGTAAGGGTACAGGAGAAGTACCGGCGGATAGAGGCGGAGCTAAGGCGCCTGGAGGCGTTAAGGCTGGAGGGGGTAAGTGGCCTTCAGTGGTTGAGGCGGCCGGAGAACACCTATGGGGCTTTGGCAGAGCGTTTTCCTCCTCCCCTCCCCCTTAGCCCCGAGGAAGCCCAGCAGGTGGAGATCAGGGCCAAGTACGCGGGGTACATAGAGCGGCAGGAGCGGCTACGGGAGAAGCTGAGGGACCTGGAGGCCTTCCGCATACCCGAGGGATTGGAGTTTCCCCGGGTTCCGGGGCTTTCTCGGGAGGCCGTGGAGAAGCTCTCCCGGGTGAGGCCGCGCACCGTGGCGGAGGCGGCCCGGGTTCCCGGGATACGGGACTCGGACCTCACGGCCCTCTTGGTGCACCTCAGGGTGCTGGCCCACTAGAGGGGGGGATGTTTCCCGTGAAACAAGGGAGGCGGGGGTGGGTCTGAGCCCCAGGGGCGTCCGGCTTCTTCTGGAAGGGGGGCGGGCCTTGGGTTTGGACCTCGAGGCCCACCTTTCCGCCTTCTCCCGCCTTTACCACCTCCTCATGGAGGCCAACCGGCGCACCAACCTCACCGCCTTGCGCACGGAGGAGGACGTGGTGGTCAAGCACTTCCTGGATTCCCTAACCCTCCTCACCCTACCCCTTTTTGAGGGGGCCATCCGGGTTCTAGACCTGGGCACAGGGGCGGGGTTCCCTGGGCTTCCCTTGAAGATCGTGCGGCCTGAGCTGGAGATCACCCTTTTGGACGCCACCAAGAAGAAGGTGGCCTTTGTGGCCCAGGCGGTGGAGGCCCTGGGGTTGAAAGGGGCCTACCCCCTCTGGGGCCGGGCGGAGGAGCTGGCCCACCTGCCCGAGCACCGGGAGGCTTATGGGCGGGTGGTGGCCCGGGCGGTGGCGCCCCTATGCGTTTTGGTGGAGCTGGGCTTGCCCTTTGTGGCCCTGGGGGGGTATATGGTGGCGCAAAAGGGGCCGAGGGTGGCGGAGGAGGTGGCGCCTTTGCCCAAGGCCCTGGCCCTTCTTGGAGGCGGCTCGGTTACCGTCCACACTTTGCTCCTTCCCGTGGCCCTGGAGGAGCGGAACCTGGTGGTGGTGGCCAAGGAGGCCCCCACCCCGGCCAGGTATCCCCGGCGCCCGGGGGTGCCCGAGAAAAATCCTTTATGCTAGGGTCCAAGGTGTTGCGGCGGATCGCCCTGGTGAACCAGAAGGGGGGGGTGGGCAAGACCACCACCGCCATCAACCTAGCCGCCTACCTGGCCCGCATGGGGAAGAGGGTGCTCCTGGTGGACCTGGACCCCCAGATGAACGCCACCAGCGGCCTGGGGCTCCGGCCCGACCGCGGGGTGTACCAGGTCTTGCAGGGGGAGCCCCTGGAGGCCTTGGTGCAGCCCGTGGATGGCTTCTTTCTCTTGCCGGCCACCCCGGAGCTGGTGGGGGCCACGGTGGAACTCCTGGAAAGGCCCATGGCCTTGGGGGAGGCCTTACGGGACGAGGGGTACGATATCACCCTTCTGGACGTGCCTCCTAGCCTCTCCGCCCTCACCCTAAGCGCCCTGGCGGCAGCCCATGGGGTGGTGGTCCCGGTGCAGGCGGAGTACTACGCCCTGGAAGGGGTGGCGGGGTTGCTCACCACCCTGGATGAGGTGCGCACCCGGCTGAATCCCCGCCTCCGGCTTCTCGGCATCCTCATCACCATGTACGACGGCCGTACCCTCTTGTCCCAGCAGGTGGAGGCCCAGCTTAGGGCCCACTTCGGGGAGAAGGTGTTTTGGACGGTGGTACCCCGGAACGTGCGCCTGGCGGAAGCCCCCAGCTTCGGCAGGACCATCGCCCAGCATGCGCCCACCTCTCCTGGGGCCCACGCCTACCGCCGCCTGGCCGAGGAGGTGATCGCCCGTGTCCAAGAAGGCTAGCGGCTTAGGGAGGGGCCTCGAGGCCCTCCTGCCCAAGGGAACAGGAAGCGTGGTGCGCCTTCCCCTTTCCGCCATCCGACCCAATCCCCACCAGCCGAGGAGAAGGTTCTCCCAGGAGGGGCTGGAGGAACTGGCCGCTTCCATCCGGGAGAAGGGCCTTCTCCAGCCCCTCTTGGTGCGCCCTAAGGGCGAGGGTTACGAACTGGTGGCAGGGGAAAGGCGCTACCGGGCCGCGGAGATGGCGGGCCTGGGCGAGGTCCCGGTGGTCATCCGCGACCTCACGGACCAGGAGGCCTTGGAGCTGGCTTTGGTGGAGAACCTCCAGCGGGAGGACCTCACCCCCCTGGAGGAGGCCCGGGGCTACCAGGCCCTCTTGGGTTTGGGCCTTACCCAGGAGGAGGTGGCCAAGCGGGTGGGTAAGGCCCGTTCCACGGTGGCCAACGCCCTAAGGTTGCTCCAGCTTCCCCAAGAGGTGCTGGAGGCCCTAGACCAGGGGCTCATCAGCGCCGGCCATGCCCGGGCCCTTTTGATGCTGGAGCCTGAGGACCGCCTTTGGGGCCTAAAGGAGATCCTGGATAAGGGCCTTTCCGTGCGCCAGGCCGAGGCCTTGCGGGAGCGTCTGCTGCGCGAACGGGAGCGCAAAGACCAGGAACCCTCCCCCCTTTCCCTGGAGCTTTCCCGGCACCTGGGCCTGCCGGTGAAGGTGGTGGGGGGAAGGAAGGGGAAGGTGGTCATCCACTACCGTTCCCTGGAGGAGCTGGAGGCCCTCCTGGAGCGCCTGGGCTACCAGGCGTAGCCGAAGAGGACCCGCACCGCCCCGTGTTGGTCGGTGCGGTAGACCGTTATCCCGCGCTGGGCCAGGCGCTTTAGGACCTCGGGGTGGGGATGGCCGTGAGGGTTCCGGCCCACGCCGATGAGGGCCACCTGGGGCCGGATGCGCTCCAGGAGGTCTTCGTCTGTGCCCGTGTGGGAGCCGTGGTGGCTCACCTTCACCACCTCTATTTTGGGTGAGGCGAGCTTCCTTTCCGCCTCCCGGGGTACGTCCGCTAGGAGGAGGGCCTTGGCACCGGCGAAGTCCAGGAGGAGGACCAGGCCGCTCAGGTCGTCGGTGGCCTGCGGGTGGGGGGGCCAGAGGACCTCGAGGCCACCCCTTCCCACCCGAAAACGGCTCCCTGTTCCCGGGTAGCGTGTGGGCACCCCTTTGGCCTTGAGGGACTGGACCAGGGGATGGTCCTCCGAAAAGGCCGGGGAGAGGAGGGCAAGGCCGATGGGTACTTCCTCCACCACCCTCAGAAGGCCCCCATAGTGATCGGCATCGGGATGGGTGGCCACCAGGACCTCGAGGGCCCCTACCCCCAAGGCCCTCAGGGCCCGCACCACCTTCTCCCCCTGCTCCGGCCTCCCGCCATCCACCAGCACTTCGGCCCCGCCCAGGCGGGCCAAAAGGGCATCCCCCTGGCCCACGTCCAGGGCCCAAAGGTCCAGGGGTTTGGGCCAGGCGGAAAGGAGGCTCAGGAGGATGGGCAGGCTGGTGAGGAGAAGGGCTTGCCGCCAAGGCAGGAGGCGGTAAAGGGCCAGGAATAAGGGTAGAAGCCCCAGGTAGTAGAGGGCGAAACCACCGGGGGAGACCTCCCCCCACCAAAGCAGGGGGCCTTGGCCGGCCCAGCGGGCAAGAAGGACGAGGGCCTGGGCCAAGGGTTCCACCAGGGGGGCGAGGAGCCCACCCAGGAGGAGCTTAAGGACGCCTAGGGGCACCAGGAGGGCCACCAGGGGCAGGGCCAGGAGGTTGCTGAGGGGCGAGAGGAGGGGGAGGAAGCCAAAGCGGTGAAGGAGTAGGGGGGCCAAGAGGGCCTGGGCCCCCAGGCTGGCCAGGAGGGTGCCCAAGAGGTAACCCCTGAACGTTGGGGGAAGGCGAAGGGGTGGCAGGGCCAGGGCGATGCCCAGCACCGCCAGGTAGGAGAGCTGGAGGGAAAGGCTCAGGAGGCTTTGGGGAAGCCAGAGAAGCTGAAGGAAAAGGGCCAGGCCCAGGGCCTGGAGCACCCCGGCCGCTCCCAGGCCCAGGAAGAGGCCCAGGAGGGAGAGCCCGGCCATCAGGCTGGCCCGCACCAGGGAGGGGGTGGGTCCAGCCAGCCAAAGGTAGAGGGGTAGCGCCAAGAGGGCCAGGAGGTACCGCCACCGGCCCAAGGGGGTGAGGAGGAGAACCAGGCTACCCACCAGGAAGCCCACGTGGAGGCCGGAAAGGGCCAGGAGATGGGCGAGGCCCGCCTTTTGGAACCACGTATAGGCTTCCTCCAGTCCCCCCTTCTCCCCTAGGGTGAGCCCCTCCATCACCTCCTTGGCCATGGGGCTTAGGCCCTGGGCCAGGCGGCTCCGGAAGGGGGCGCGGGTTTCGGGAAGGGGAGCCAAGGGCTTTGCCCGTTCCACGTGAAACACCCCCCTCACCCCCTGGGCAAGGAGCCAGGCCCTCTGGTCAAACCCGCCGGGGTTCCGCGGAGCTTCCGGAGGGGCCAGGTAGCCCCTTAGGTGGTAGATGCCGTCCTCCAGGGGCGGGAAGTGCCTTACCCAGAGCCGGTGCCCCTCCCAGGTGGTGAAACCACCCCGAACGGGGAAGGTTCCCTCCAGCCACAGGCCATAGGGGGGTTCGGGGATGGGCAGGAGAAGACCTCGCAGGGCCACCAGGGCGAGGCCCAGGGCTAAGGGCAGGCGGAAAAAGGGCAAAAGCCCCAAGGCCAACAGGAAGACCCCGGGGTGAAGCAGACCCCAGGCCCCCAGCAAACCGCCCAATCCTAGCCCCACGCTGGGACTCAGTAAGGGAGGGGGTCCGGGAAGCCTCATCTAGGGTCGCACGTACGGCCTAAGCCGCTCCAGGGTGGCTGGCCCGATGCCCTTAACCCTTAGGAGGTCCTCCACCTGGTGGTAGGGTCTTCCTTCCACGATCCGCTGGGCCAGGACGGGGCCGATGCCGGGGAGTTCCATGAGGTCCTCGAGGCTCGCCCGGTTTAGGCTCACAGGCTCAGGCGCTGGAGGTGGAAAAGCGGCCTCCACCATGGTCTCCACCCGCACCCAGTGAGGCTGGGGGGCCATCTTGGGCCAGAGGCTGGCAAGCCCGAGGAGGGCTACCGCGAGGAGGTAGAGGAGGTGGAGGAGGACCACTCCGTCAAGGCCAGGCCCAACCCGCCCAGGAGGACGCCGGCCAGCACCCAAGGATCCGCTCCCGGGTTTAGGGCCACGAAGGCCACGGTGTAGGCTAGGGTGAGGACGGATAGGATCCTTAGGGGAAGGGCGAAAGGGTTTCTTCCCCCTGGAGCCTGGGGCGTGGGGACTGGGGGAGGGGATTCCGGCTCCGGGGCCAGCTCCACCGAGTCCCGCTTGGCGGCGGGTTCCTCTTCCCACACCGGGGCCTTGGGGGGCTCGGGAGGCGGTGGGGGGGCCACTTCTTGGGTCAGCGGAGCCATGGGGACAGAGGCTTGGGCCGAGGTGGCTTTGCGGGCCCGGGCCACGTGGGGTTTCAGCCCTTCCAAAAAGGCTTTGAGCTCCTCCAGGGGGAAGGCCTTCAAGGGAAGGACCAGGGAATCCCCCTCCCCTTGCACCAGAAGGGTACCGGCCTCTCCTTTGCCCACCCGGCGGATCCTGGAAAGCTCCAGGCGCTTTACCCCGGCCTCGTCCACAAAGACCAAATGGGCTTGGGTGACGGCCAGAAAGCCACCCGGACCTTCCAGCTTGGCCAGGGCTTCCTCGCCCAAGCGGGAAAACGCCGCCTCATACTTGCCCATGGCCCCATTGTATACTTCCCCTCGTGCCCTTGCGCTTGGGACACCGCGGTGCCCCCTGCCTGGCGGAAGGCGAGCCCCCCACCTATGCGGAGAATACCCTGGAGGCCTTTCGCCGGGCCTTGGAGGCAGGACTGGACGGATTCGAACTGGACGTGCACCTGACCCGGGATGGGGTCTTGGTGGTGCACCACGACTTCACCCTGGGGGGAATCCCTCTAAACGGGCTTGGCTTTAGGGAGCTTCCGGCCTATGTGCCCACCCTCGAGGAGGTACTCCAGGCCTTTCCAGGAGCCTGGATCAACGTGGAGCTGAAAAGCCTCCCTCCGGAAACCGACGGCCGGGAAGAAGCCTTGGCCCGGCTCCTGGCCCGCCATCCCTCGGATAGGATCTGGGTGAGCTCCTTTGATCCCTTGGCCCTGGTGCGGCTTGAGCGGCTTGGGGTGGGTCCCCTGGGCCTGCTCTATGAGCACGAGGAGGCGGAGGCCTTGGCCCCCTGTCTTGGGGTGGAATGGGTACATCCCGAGGCCTCTTTGCTCACCCAGGACAGGGTCAGGGAGCTAAAGGTCCGTTACCGGGTGCTGGCTTGGACGGTGAACCGCCGCCAGCAAGCCCAGGAGCTTGCCGCCTGGGGGGTGGATGCCCTGGTCACCGATTTTCCGGGGGTCCTCGTATAATGGGGGGGCTATGGCGAACCTGAAGAGCCTTCCGGTGGGCAAAGGAGCCCCTGAGGTGGTCCACATGGTCATCGAGGTGCCCCGGGGTTCCGGAAACAAGTACGAGTACGATCCGGACCTTGGGGTTATCAAGCTGGACCGGGTTCTCCCCGGAGCCCAGTTCTATCCTGGGGACTATGGGTTTATCCCCTCCACCTTGGCGGAGGACGGGGATCCCCTGGATGGCTTGGTGCTTTCCACCTATCCCCTCCTTCCCGGTGTGGTGGTGGAGGTGCGGGTGGTGGGCCTTCTCCTCATGGAGGACGAGAAGGGGGGGGACGCCAAGGTCATCGGGGTGGTGGCGGAGGACCAGCGCCTGGACCACATCCGGGACATCGCCGATGTGCCTGAGGGGGTTAGGCAGGAGATCCAGCACTTCTTTGAAACCTACAAGGCCCTCGAGGCCAAGAAGGGCAAGTGGGTCAAGGTAACGGGTTGGCGGGATCGGCAGGCGGCTTTGGAGGAGGTCCGGGCCTGCATCGCCCGCTACGGGGCCCATTGAGGCCAGTCCCAAGGGATACCAGGAGGGGCCGGGCCGAAGGGCCAGGCCCTTTTTATGCGGATTACAATGGGGTTGGAGGGGGTTTATGGTCTGCCCGGCGTGCGGGGAAACCCTAGAGCTGGAGGGGTACAAGGCGGGGGACCTCGTGGACTGCGAGGCCTGCGGGGCGGTCTTGCGCCTGCTTTCCGACGGCACCTTGGAGCTGGTGGAGGCCCCCCCCGAGGGGGAAAGGGAGGCCTTGTGGGGGCTTTCCGCCTACGGGGAAGGGGAGGAGGCGGTTCTGGTCTTTTCCGACGGCGCCCTGGAGGAGGAGGTGCGGGTTTTGAAGGCGGAGCTTCTGGAGGCCCTTCGCCGGTTGGAGGAGGGCATAGGGGAGGAGCCCCCCAAGGAAGCGGAGGACGAGCCCAACCTGGAGCCCGACTACGTGACGGCCCATGTGGAAACCGACCAGGGCCCCATGGCCCTGCGCCGCATCCTATTCCCGGGAAGCCCGGACCTTCTGGAGTTCACCCTGCCCTCGGGCTCGGTGTACGAGTTCACCTTCCAGGAGGTTCAGGAGCTTTTGAAGTCCGTTCTCCTTTAAGGTGCGCCTGGTCCTGGTCCCCACCCCCATCGGCAACCTAGAGGACATCACCCTAAGGGCCCTAAGGGTCCTAAAGGAGGTGGAGGTGGTGGCCTGCGAGGACACCCGGCGCACCGGGATTCTCCTCCGCCACTACGGCATCGCTACCCCTACCCTGCGCTTGGACCAGCACACGGTGGGAAGGGCCAAGGAACTCCTTTCCCCCTACGCCTACGTGGCCTACGCCACCGACGCCGGTACCCCGGGCATCTCCGATCCCGGGGCGGAGCTGGTGCAGTTGGCGTTAGAATGGGGCTGGCGGGTGGAAGCGCTTCCGGGCCCTACCGCCCTCATCCCCGCCCTGGTGGCCTCGGGCCTGCCTACCCACCGCTTCACCTTTGAAGGCTTTCTGCCAAAAGGTGGCAGGGAACGCAAGGAACGCCTCCAGGCCTTAGCCCGGGAAGGGAGGACCGCGGTGCTTTACGAAAGCCCCCATCGCCTGCAAAGAACCCTGGAGGACCTGGCTGAGGTCTATGGTCCGGAGCACCCTGTAGCCGTGGCTCGGGAGATCAGCAAGGTGCACGAGGAGGTCTTCCGGGGGACCTTGGGGGAGGCTTGGAGGCATTTTCGGAACCCCCGGGGCGAGTTCGTTCTGGTGCTGGGGCCTAAGGAGGCGCAGCCTATAGAGGCCCAGCGGGTCTTGGAGGAGCTGAAAGCCCAAGGCCTTGCGGGCAAGGGGCTTTTCCGGGCTCTTCTGGCGAGGGGGGTTCCCAGGAACGAGGCCTATCGCCTTGCCCTGGAAGAGGCGAAGGAATCTTGGGAGGAGGAGGGATGAAACGGATAGGGGTGTTTACTTCCGGGGGCGATGCCCCGGGGATGAATGCGGCCATAAGGGCGGTGGTGCGCCAGGCCTATGCCCTGGGCCTCGAGGTGATCGGCATCCGCCGCGGGTATGCGGGCATGATCCTGGGGGAGATGGTGCCCTTGGGGGTGCGGGATGTGGCCAACATCCTCCAGCGGGGGGGAACCATCCTCCTCACCGCAAGAAGCCAGGAGTTTCTGACCGAGGAGGGGAGGGCCAAGGCGGCGGAGAAGCTTAAGGCGGCGGGGATCGAGGGCCTGGTGGCCATCGGAGGGGATGGGACCTTTCGCGGGGCCATGCGCCTTTTGGAGGAGCACAAGATCCCCGTGGTGGGGGTGCCCGGCACCATCGACAACGACCTCTACGGCACCGATTACACCATTGGCTTTGACACCGCGGTGAACACGGCCCTCGAGGCCATAGACCGCATCCGGGACACCGCCGCCAGCCACGAGCGGGTCTTCTTCATCGAGGTCATGGGGCGGGACTCCGGGTTCATCGCCCTGGACGTGGGGCTGGCCGGGGGGGCGGAGGTGATCGCCGTACCCGAGGAGCCCGTGGACCCCAAGGCCATCGCCGAGGGGCTTTTGCAGTCCCTGCGCCGGGGCAAGTCCAGCTCCATCGTGGTGGTGGCGGAAGGGGCCTATCCCGGGGGGGCGGCGGGGCTTCTTGCCGCCATAAGGGAGCACGTGCCCGTGGAGGCCCGGGTCACGGTCCTGGGCCATATCCAGCGGGGAGGGAGCCCCACCGCCAAGGACCGCATCCTGGCAAGCCGCCTAGGGGCGGCGGCGGTGGAGGCCTTGGCCGGGGGGACCAGCGGGGTCATGGTGGGGGAGGTGGAGGGGGAGGTGGAGCTCACCCCCCTCAAGGAGGCGGTGGAGCGCAAGAAGGACATCAACCGCGCCCTCTTGGCCCTATCGCGGGTTCTGGCCCTTTAATACCACCCCACCCTGGCGCAAGCCAGTGGGGGCCCCGGGGAAGCCCTTTTGTAGGCCCCATTGCGGAGGTGCCTGACGAAGGGAAGGGAAAGGGGGCAGCAGTGGCCTTACGGCTGGCCTAGGTCCAGGGCTCGCCGGAGCCAGGGGGAAGTCCAGGCCAGGCGGAAGGCCTCCCGGGCGAAGGGGCTTTGGCTTACCCCGTCGTATACCGGGGTGGGAAGGCTTAAGGAGGGGTAGCGAAGGGTTCCGGCGGCGGTTTTTTCCCAGGGATAGCCGGTCCAGATGGCCAGGGCCAGGAATAGGCCCAACAGGAACCCTCCCAAGGAGCCCAGAAGGGCCTCGAGGCCCTGGGAAAGGGAGGGAAGGGGCAGGCTTTTGCCCAGAAGCCCCAGGAGGAGCCCCAGGCCCAGACCCCACCAGGGGCCGACAAACCCCACCTGGGCCAGGAGGAGGTAGAGCACCACCCCAAGCCCGGCAAAGGCCCCCTGGAGGCCACTCCGAAAGCCCCAGGCCAGGCCCACGGCCAGGCTGAGGAGGGCCAGGAGGTCCACCCAGGTGAGCATGGCTTCAGTTTACCCCCTAGCCCCGGATGTACCAGCCCCGGGCCCTTAAGGCGGCCAGGAGACGGGCCATGGCCTCCTCCACCTCCTCGTCCTTCAGGGTGCGCTCGGGGTGGCGGAAGCGCAGGTGGAAGGCCAGGCTCTTCTCCCCCTCCTTAAGGGGTGGGCCCTGGTAAAGGTCAAATAGTTGAAGGCTTTCCAGGTAAGGTCCCGCTGCCTGGCGAAGAAGGGCCTCCACCTCCCCGTAGGGCGTGGCCTCCGGGACCACCACCGCCAGGTCCCGGAGGGCTAGGGGGTAGCGGGAGGGGTCCTGGAAGCGGAAGGGCTTCTCGGGGAGGGGGAGGACCAGCTCAAAGAGGAAGACCGGGGGAAGCTCGAGGGCCGCGAGGATCTCCGGATGTACCTGGCCCAGGAACCCTTTTTCCTCCCCGGCCACCCACACCTTCCCCGAAACCCCGGGATGGAGGAAGGGGTAGGGATGGGCCTCCACCCTTAGGCCCAGGCCCAGCCGGTCCAACAAGGCTTCCAGAAGCCCCTTGAGGAGGGGATACCCGGAAAGCTTCTCCCCATGGGGAAGCCCCAGACCCTCCCCGAAGAGGAGGCCTGCCAGGTGGGTTTCCTCCCTCACCCGCGTTCCCTCTTTCCCAAAAACCTTGCCCACCTCAAAGAGAAGGGCCTTTGGCGGCCGGTCCAGGGCCAGGTTTTCCTGAAGGAGCCTGAGGAGACCAGGGAAGAGGTGGGTCCTCAGGGCGGCCTTCTCCGGGCTCAGGGGGTTTTTCAGGCGCCAGGGGGGTGGGGGCAGGCGGAACAGGGGGGCCTCCTCGGGGTCCATGAAGCTATAGGTGTAGACCTCCTGGAAGCCCAGGCCCGCAAGGAGGTCCTTTAGGCGGCGCTCCCTTTGGTAGGGCCTTTCCACCCCCCGGTTATCGGGGGCGGGGAAGAAGGCGGGAAGGTCCAGGGGGATGCTCTCGTAGCCCTGGATGCGGGCGATCTCCTCTACCAGGTCCTCTTCCAGCTTTAGGTCCAGGCGGCGGCTAGGGGGTGTGACCCGGTAAGGACCTTCCCCTTCCACCCGGCAGCCCAGGCGCCTTAGGATGGAAAGCTGCACCTCCTCCGGGTACTGGGTGCCGAGGAGCCTGTTGGCGTACTGGGGGCGGAAGGGGATGGGCTCGGGTTCTCTGGGAGTTCCCTCCTCCAGGATGCTCTCCGCCACCCGGGCCCCCGCCAGGGCCTGGAGGAGGCTTAGGGCCCTCCTTGCTGCGGGCACCTGGCCCATGGGGTCCACCCCTCGCTCAAAGCGGTAGCTGGCC from Thermus caldifontis carries:
- the dnaA gene encoding chromosomal replication initiator protein DnaA, with amino-acid sequence MTHEAIWQHILEHIRRNITEVEFHTWFERIRPLGIQDGVLQLAVPTSFALDWIKRHYAELIQEALSLLGAQAPRFELKVVPSVAVQEDIFHSAPTPETPKPNLNPKYTFENFVVGPNNSMAHAAAVAVAESPGRAYNPLFIYGGVGLGKTHLMHAVGHSVAKRFPHLKIEYVSTETFTNELINAIREDRMTEFRERYRSVDLLLVDDIQFIAGKERTQEEFFHTFNALYEAHKQIILSSDRPPKDILTLEARLRSRFEWGLITDIQPPDLETRIAILKMNAEQRGLRISEEVLEYIARQVTSNIRELEGALMRTIAYASLNGVELTRAVATKALSDIFASREVEIDPQEIVRKVAEYFSLRPEELLGGGRRKEVVLPRQIAMFLVRELTRSSLPEIGQLFGGRDHTTVLYAIQKVQELSESDREVQKLLRSLKEALS
- the mnmG gene encoding tRNA uridine-5-carboxymethylaminomethyl(34) synthesis enzyme MnmG; translated protein: MGKVEGGMRYDVVVVGGGHAGIEAAWAAAALGVRVALVTINPERIGMMPCNPAVGGPGKSQLVAELTALGGLMGRAADETAIHTRVLNRSKGPAVQSLRVQVDRDLYALKAQEILAERPLEVIRGEVAGLWVEGGRLLGVRTVDGRGIAAKAVVVAGGTFLGGVVWYGRRSRPAGRQGEPPARFLSQSLKAVGHTLRRFKTGTPPRIRADSVEFGELLVVPPEVPPGSFTGNPGPYATRLPTWQTRTTPRTHRLIRENLHLSPLYAGDIVGIGPRYCPSIEDKVVRFSDKESHLLFVEPDGLATSEVYLQGFSSSLPPELQEEMVRSLPGFGRAVMQRYAYAVEYDSLDPTELTRGLQSRLLPGLFSAGQVNGTSGYEEAAAQGLLAGLNAARFALGLPEVHLPRESGYMGVMVDDLVGRGTDEPYRMMTSRVELRLLCRADNADERLVPLAVEWGLRPREDRVRVQEKYRRIEAELRRLEALRLEGVSGLQWLRRPENTYGALAERFPPPLPLSPEEAQQVEIRAKYAGYIERQERLREKLRDLEAFRIPEGLEFPRVPGLSREAVEKLSRVRPRTVAEAARVPGIRDSDLTALLVHLRVLAH
- the rsmG gene encoding 16S rRNA (guanine(527)-N(7))-methyltransferase RsmG — its product is MGLSPRGVRLLLEGGRALGLDLEAHLSAFSRLYHLLMEANRRTNLTALRTEEDVVVKHFLDSLTLLTLPLFEGAIRVLDLGTGAGFPGLPLKIVRPELEITLLDATKKKVAFVAQAVEALGLKGAYPLWGRAEELAHLPEHREAYGRVVARAVAPLCVLVELGLPFVALGGYMVAQKGPRVAEEVAPLPKALALLGGGSVTVHTLLLPVALEERNLVVVAKEAPTPARYPRRPGVPEKNPLC
- the soj gene encoding chromosome-partitioning ATPase Soj translates to MLGSKVLRRIALVNQKGGVGKTTTAINLAAYLARMGKRVLLVDLDPQMNATSGLGLRPDRGVYQVLQGEPLEALVQPVDGFFLLPATPELVGATVELLERPMALGEALRDEGYDITLLDVPPSLSALTLSALAAAHGVVVPVQAEYYALEGVAGLLTTLDEVRTRLNPRLRLLGILITMYDGRTLLSQQVEAQLRAHFGEKVFWTVVPRNVRLAEAPSFGRTIAQHAPTSPGAHAYRRLAEEVIARVQEG
- a CDS encoding ParB/RepB/Spo0J family partition protein, whose protein sequence is MSKKASGLGRGLEALLPKGTGSVVRLPLSAIRPNPHQPRRRFSQEGLEELAASIREKGLLQPLLVRPKGEGYELVAGERRYRAAEMAGLGEVPVVIRDLTDQEALELALVENLQREDLTPLEEARGYQALLGLGLTQEEVAKRVGKARSTVANALRLLQLPQEVLEALDQGLISAGHARALLMLEPEDRLWGLKEILDKGLSVRQAEALRERLLRERERKDQEPSPLSLELSRHLGLPVKVVGGRKGKVVIHYRSLEELEALLERLGYQA